Below is a genomic region from Zerene cesonia ecotype Mississippi chromosome Z, Zerene_cesonia_1.1, whole genome shotgun sequence.
TCGCAATCCAATTGTAAATGtaacaaaagtaaaaagagtaagaatataatttgtgAATGTCCCCAGGAACCACTTGAAGATGAGATGGAACCTTTTGCCTGGTTAGATGAAAGGCAATTAAGAAAAATGAGATCAGATTTAACCCACGCTACGTCAGGATTCAAACTTAACAAAACGCGAAAAACTGTAGAAACTGAAATGAGCTTCGAGGAGGCACTTGAATTTTTTGAGCTATATCAAGACGAAATCACAGGTTCTCAGTCAGATCAATGCTTTTGcgaagaaaagaaaaagaaacagaaaaaattgGCGAATTGTGAATGTCCAGCCGTAGAGGAACCTCCTCCAGAAGAACCACCCGAGGAGCCATTTCGAGGAATAAAACTTCGTATGGCCGGGAAGGGCTCTATGTCAAGGGGTTTGAGCGgagttttatgttttgaacTTTTAGAACATTGATTtcaagattataaattaaaaaattattgtaaaaattttgtacGCTGTCATCCGCCATATAAaactaatgtaaataaatatttttatgcgtTGTTCCTACGTGTACTcgtattatgaaaaaatgttttgaaaacaaaaatttatttttaataaaaccagAAAGAGTTTcgtatgctttatttattttaacactcaCATTAAACATTCAACTAGTCCCGTTTCACATtttctaaatacataaacattatgaAAACTTCAATCGATTACCTATGTTTTGTCAGTAACTGACTCACTTGATACAGGTTCGCGTGTCgtctaacatttatttacattgcgggtacttaaacttttaatattcataggCTACATGGTATAATTGAAGCATCGATTAACattcaatacataaataacaataatcaaaACGGCGAAGCGTTTATTgtcgaaataaaaaccatGTTCAAGACATAGTATTCTACAAAGTACGTAACAAACAAGATATAAATGGACCAACAATAAAGGTAACTTTTTAACTATCtgaatattattacttaataaataatctgtttGATGTTGGTTGTGTTTTCCatatattaactaaaaaattatatcgtgtttttttatcaagTGGTATGTTAGGTACAGAATTTGATAAATAGTTTACTTTGCATTTGCCATAAATAGgtaatgcaaatatttaaaaaaaaaaacaaataattaaaaagaaggcagataataataaacttgaaAATGGGtactattgataaaaaaaataataaaaaggaaaccTAAGCTTTAATCTCCATGTACTTCAGCACTACAATTCTGCTGAAATACATGGAAGCGGGGATAAGCACCATGGGACACTAAAATCGATTACAGGAGTCAGGAGTAGTGTTTGAAAACTGCGAACTCCATAACTAAATAAAGGAcgagtttattttctttttatgatttaaattgttaatacgTACTGTAATTCCACAAGCAATGCGTAACATAAGTAGTTCCTCACCTTTAATGATAATCATAGGAAAAAACACTCATATTGTTTCcttcgaaaaaaaaataccaactTGCGGTCTGACAATCGGAATGGCTAAACTTATAACTATTATGatcttacttttataataagtgaCAATTTCCTGACTCTCCCGGATAAATGCTTGTCGAGAATCTATGGAGGCCACGGTAGAGTCATTAACAAAGAGAAATAACAATCCATATAACAACACGTTGTTACTTTACATTATAGAAACTCAAGAGCCTACTTTTTCTTGTTCAAGTACAATGATTCAGATTAATCGTAGTCTTTGCTAAATTATACAATCGTCGAACCAGTCAAAGGTAGGGGATGGGGGGTTGATGCTACATACATGGTAGACTATTTACTCGAACCTTGCGGTAACCTATCCAAAAAGAAGTGCTTGAATATTTGACTTGATAGACTAGTGATAGATTGACTAGTGtacagatttcaaaaattctatttttttgcTATCTGACTCGTTCGAGTAAACCCTATCAACCTCTATTTTGGCTCCCTACTATTGCAATTCTTATTAGCTGTAGCTACTGTTATAGACGTAAAGTATAAGTTAGATATGGGTATTTAGTACGATAATTTATCACACCTAATATAGAATCAGAATGATTAGAATGCTTCTTCAAACATTTAACTCTAAAGTGATGCGATTAAAATTGTGCGACAGAACGCTACTTGATACAGGcgaataataaagtaaactgAAATAAGTTAAGAGAAACAACAAGGTTTCGAATTGGTCTATacataattgattaatttccTTAAGGATCTTGAATGGTGTAAGGCCAAAGACTGGCTTCGACGACTTCGACATCGGGAATGAAATCGTCATCTAGATTGGCCTGTTCTTGCTCGATTTCATTAATATGTTCCGGTGAATCAGTGGCGGGGATTCGCTCCTCTTCGTCCACGTCATGGGAATCTTCCGATTCATCTGCGTCTTCATTACCTTCACATAAATTTCAGTCACAGTtactcagtgaagatgcaaCTCGAAAgaacttttgaaatcggtccagccgtatttgtgtgaaaacatcacacacatacataaaaaacacaaatgtttgcTCTTTACAATACTAGTTTAGttcttcataattatttcgttcttcataaatattaaacgaacTTCATCATTATTTAgttcttcataaatattaaacgaacGTGATAGCCCTGAATCTATTTTCTGTCTCTTATTTTGAATACTCAACTCCAGTTTTTATGCGTGCgatctataataaatacttttacatCTTCTTAATCGGAAgttatttttgcaaaaaaattaagacaaaCAAAAGCAGATCGTTCAGGAGGCGGGCGAGTTTTACCAAAACATTCTTTTACCCTTAACgtgttatattacaaaatttgcGAAGCGGACGACATTGTTTtgctttagaaataaataatataattaccacCATCATCTTCTGTTTCTCCTTCGTCAATCGGTTCTGGATCAGGCTTTTCTACTGGAGCATGTTTCACACATCTCTTGGTAAACGAATTTAActagaacaaaataaaaaggttaaaaaaatgCCCGACTCATGTGTTTAATAAGAAATGTACATGGAAGTCGGAGACGGAGTGTTTCggtttaaagtttaaagtagtagtaggtacctacttgaATACTACATAAGCGTAGATTCAGGGAAAtgaaaaaattcctagcttcTTAAGAATGGTTGTGAAAAAGttcgtaattttttaattataacgtaTAGCAGCTTTATGAATAGTTATTTTGGTATACCAAgtagataaacaaaataccTACATCTTCACAACGCGataatttgcatatttaaTGCATGCTTGCCAGCTTCCATAAATGCCACATCTACAAAATCCATTCAGAAGTTATCGCGTGAtagtgtaacaaacatatgGTGCGCCGGGTGCGAGACAGTCccaatgcaattttaaaatgtattgcaaGTAGAttagattgtttatatgtaaac
It encodes:
- the LOC119835555 gene encoding anaphase-promoting complex subunit 15B-like isoform X1; amino-acid sequence: MDIPFPVIKPHLTFADWFNADNPCDEDAELTKLEQAHHRWLNSFTKRCVKHAPVEKPDPEPIDEGETEDDGGNEDADESEDSHDVDEEERIPATDSPEHINEIEQEQANLDDDFIPDVEVVEASLWPYTIQDP
- the LOC119835555 gene encoding uncharacterized protein LOC119835555 isoform X2; this encodes MEKQVRVKALPVLNSFTKRCVKHAPVEKPDPEPIDEGETEDDGGNEDADESEDSHDVDEEERIPATDSPEHINEIEQEQANLDDDFIPDVEVVEASLWPYTIQDP